One stretch of Rosistilla oblonga DNA includes these proteins:
- a CDS encoding N-acetylmuramoyl-L-alanine amidase family protein encodes MAIIVIDAGHGGDTKVGGSSPNNATAPEGTLEKELTLDIAKRVQRILSAMHDVRMTRQTDVNVGIAARAHVARDAAADVFLSIHFNGFSNPSVQGTETLVWPGTRPPERSYVLANLVQKATVGATGYRDRGIKDERRLGVLNPQNHVAKTARCLVEISFITGPGKTNAESDERRLKDARYKDSIAEALAEAIEAYL; translated from the coding sequence ATGGCGATCATCGTGATCGACGCTGGGCACGGAGGTGACACAAAAGTAGGCGGATCATCCCCGAACAATGCGACGGCGCCGGAGGGGACGCTCGAGAAAGAGCTCACCTTGGACATCGCCAAACGGGTGCAGCGAATCCTGTCGGCGATGCACGACGTGCGGATGACTCGACAGACCGACGTGAACGTCGGGATTGCCGCGCGAGCTCACGTTGCTCGAGACGCAGCGGCGGATGTCTTTCTTTCGATCCACTTCAACGGCTTTTCCAATCCAAGCGTGCAGGGAACCGAAACACTTGTCTGGCCAGGCACCCGGCCGCCAGAAAGGTCGTACGTGTTGGCCAATCTAGTTCAGAAAGCGACAGTCGGTGCCACTGGCTATCGGGATCGCGGAATCAAAGATGAGCGACGGCTGGGCGTTTTGAATCCACAGAATCACGTCGCCAAAACGGCTCGTTGTTTGGTGGAAATCAGCTTCATCACCGGCCCCGGAAAGACGAACGCCGAATCGGATGAACGAAGGCTAAAAGACGCGCGTTACAAAGACTCGATTGCCGAAGCGCTCGCCGAAGCGATCGAGGCGTATCTCTAA
- a CDS encoding MTH1187 family thiamine-binding protein, translating to MKVIVDLCVVPMGVGVSVSKYVAECQKLLQEAGLEHQLHAYGTNIEGDWDDVFAAIKRCHERVHAMGAPRITTSIKVGTRTDRDQTMQDKIDSVTDGNL from the coding sequence ATGAAAGTAATCGTCGATTTGTGCGTCGTTCCGATGGGAGTTGGCGTTTCGGTCAGCAAGTACGTAGCCGAATGCCAGAAGCTATTGCAAGAAGCCGGTTTGGAGCACCAGCTTCACGCCTACGGCACAAATATTGAGGGTGACTGGGACGATGTCTTTGCCGCGATCAAGCGTTGCCACGAGCGTGTTCATGCGATGGGAGCGCCGCGCATCACGACAAGCATCAAGGTCGGAACGCGCACCGACCGCGACCAAACGATGCAGGATAAAATCGACAGCGTAACCGACGGAAATCTTTGA